Proteins encoded together in one Thermococcus barophilus MP window:
- the hypD gene encoding hydrogenase formation protein HypD, with translation MEAFSVFRDKELAQKITRLIHKEAGKIGRVVKIMHVCGTHEDTVTRSGIRSLLPENVKIVSGPGCPVCITPVEDIVRMQEIMRKAYEEGERIILTTFGDMYKIPTPRGSFADLRSEGYDVRIVYSIYDAYKIAKNNPDRLVVHFSPGFETTTAPAAGMLNAVVEENVENFKIYSVHRLTPPAVEVLVRQGTAFDGLIDPGHVSTIIGVKGWEYITTEYGIPQVIAGFEPVDVLMGILMLLRMIRKGEVKIENEYTRVVKYDGNVEAQKLINKFFEVVDAKWRALGVIPKSGLELKNEYRNLEIRSYYDAEVPKLPDLEKGCLCGVILRGLALPPDCPHFGKTCTPRNPVGPCMVSYEGTCHIFYKYGALF, from the coding sequence ATGGAAGCCTTTAGCGTTTTTAGAGACAAAGAACTTGCTCAAAAGATAACAAGGCTTATTCATAAGGAGGCTGGAAAAATAGGAAGGGTAGTTAAAATCATGCACGTCTGCGGAACCCATGAGGATACGGTAACAAGGAGCGGAATCCGCTCACTTTTGCCGGAAAACGTTAAAATCGTCAGCGGGCCTGGCTGTCCCGTCTGCATAACCCCCGTTGAGGACATCGTGAGGATGCAGGAGATAATGAGGAAAGCCTACGAGGAAGGGGAGAGAATCATTCTAACGACATTTGGTGACATGTATAAAATTCCCACGCCAAGGGGAAGTTTTGCCGACTTAAGAAGTGAGGGATATGACGTCAGAATAGTCTATTCAATTTATGATGCGTATAAAATTGCCAAAAACAATCCAGACAGGCTGGTTGTTCATTTCTCTCCCGGCTTTGAGACCACAACCGCACCAGCTGCCGGAATGCTTAATGCAGTCGTTGAAGAAAATGTGGAGAACTTTAAGATTTATTCCGTCCACCGATTAACACCTCCCGCCGTTGAAGTGTTAGTTAGACAAGGTACAGCCTTTGATGGACTAATTGATCCGGGTCATGTTTCCACAATAATAGGTGTCAAAGGCTGGGAGTACATCACAACAGAGTATGGAATTCCCCAAGTTATTGCTGGCTTTGAACCCGTTGACGTGCTGATGGGAATCTTAATGCTCCTGAGAATGATAAGGAAAGGAGAGGTAAAAATAGAGAACGAATACACAAGAGTTGTAAAATATGATGGAAATGTTGAAGCTCAGAAGCTGATAAACAAGTTCTTTGAAGTTGTTGATGCAAAGTGGAGAGCTTTAGGAGTGATTCCAAAGAGCGGGCTTGAGCTTAAAAATGAATACAGAAACCTGGAGATAAGAAGCTATTATGACGCTGAAGTCCCAAAACTCCCTGACTTGGAGAAGGGATGCCTCTGCGGAGTTATACTCAGGGGATTGGCGCTACCTCCTGACTGTCCTCATTTTGGAAAGACCTGTACTCCAAGGAATCCAGTTGGACCATGTATGGTTTCATATGAGGGAACATGTCACATCTTTTATAAATATGGAGCCCTGTTCTGA
- a CDS encoding HypC/HybG/HupF family hydrogenase formation chaperone: MCLAVPAKVLEIKGKVAIVDFGGVKREARLDLLPNVEVGDYVIVHTGFAIEKLDDKTAKEILQAWEEVLKAMEE; the protein is encoded by the coding sequence ATGTGTTTAGCAGTCCCAGCTAAGGTTCTTGAAATCAAAGGGAAAGTTGCAATCGTTGATTTCGGTGGTGTAAAGAGAGAGGCTCGTTTAGATTTGCTTCCAAACGTTGAAGTTGGTGATTATGTGATTGTGCACACGGGCTTTGCAATAGAAAAACTGGATGATAAAACCGCAAAGGAGATTCTGCAAGCATGGGAAGAAGTCCTAAAAGCAATGGAGGAATGA
- a CDS encoding ABC transporter substrate-binding protein: MKGSKKVLALLVMSVLALSVFSAGCINQGYQTETTSKVTAKSSPTQSIQEQKPETTTSKAKYPITLTDFAGRKVTIEKPPERVIVLTSYWAEILCILGVQDRIVGIGKYIPYDPYIPDDVKKKPVVGSSFKGLNWETVASLNPDLIIVDWYGGKYKDAETIKKAEELGIPVIALSAKSVEDNIKVVEILGKVFGKEEKAEELASWMKEKLDEVNKIASQIPADKKKNVLLISAPKDIGGPITVYAKGSAWASIVELVGAHNLAFDKEFDTQWPKLDLEKIIAYWGDKADVIIVTSFSQDKLEKAVNDIKNDPRWREIKAVKEGHVYGILAGSKAFLDWGPRIIVGVYQMGGLIYPEYYPEWKPIAKELLENFYGVKYEASISVMDSMGRKVTLEKVPERVIVLSSYWAEVMYCLRVADKIVGIDKYTPYDQFLPESIREKPKVGSTYSGINWETVAGLNPDLIIMGRWKGSFTKGEQEVIERSKELGIKVLAFGIPDSNVTGTKMPYENIRIIRVLGKIFDKERKAEELASFLEKYYNEALDIASKIPADKKKNVLIVYGSSIVGKYATGAISISYKGSAYAETAELVGAYNVAFDYNFSTQYPKLDLEKLIAYFGDKTDVLIVVDWDAERLKEAVEKIKSDPAWQEIKAVKEGNVVGILVSSWSKDAVALYGPRFITGIYAFGHAIYPEYYPDWKPIYEELLKKFYGMEG, translated from the coding sequence ATGAAGGGTAGCAAAAAAGTTTTGGCTTTGCTTGTGATGTCAGTTTTAGCTCTCAGTGTATTTAGTGCTGGCTGTATAAATCAGGGTTATCAGACAGAAACAACAAGCAAGGTTACAGCTAAATCCTCCCCCACCCAAAGCATCCAGGAGCAGAAGCCTGAAACAACTACGAGCAAAGCCAAATATCCAATAACGCTTACGGACTTTGCCGGCAGGAAAGTGACGATAGAAAAGCCACCTGAGAGAGTTATTGTTCTAACAAGCTACTGGGCTGAAATTTTGTGTATCCTTGGGGTTCAAGATAGGATTGTGGGCATTGGAAAGTACATTCCTTACGATCCGTATATTCCAGATGATGTTAAAAAGAAGCCCGTAGTGGGGAGCAGCTTCAAAGGCTTGAACTGGGAAACCGTTGCAAGCTTGAATCCGGATTTGATAATCGTGGACTGGTATGGAGGAAAGTACAAAGACGCTGAGACGATTAAGAAAGCTGAAGAGCTCGGAATACCTGTTATAGCCCTGAGTGCAAAGAGTGTTGAAGATAATATTAAGGTTGTTGAGATTTTAGGAAAAGTTTTCGGAAAAGAAGAGAAGGCTGAGGAACTTGCAAGCTGGATGAAGGAAAAGCTGGATGAAGTTAACAAAATAGCCAGTCAGATTCCGGCAGATAAGAAAAAGAACGTTCTTCTTATAAGCGCTCCGAAGGACATAGGCGGTCCAATCACCGTCTATGCAAAGGGAAGCGCATGGGCAAGCATCGTTGAGCTCGTTGGTGCTCACAACTTGGCTTTTGACAAGGAGTTTGACACCCAGTGGCCAAAGCTCGACTTGGAGAAGATAATAGCCTACTGGGGAGACAAAGCCGATGTTATAATCGTAACCTCCTTTAGCCAGGATAAGCTTGAGAAAGCAGTTAACGACATTAAAAATGATCCAAGATGGAGAGAGATTAAAGCTGTAAAAGAAGGTCATGTTTATGGCATTTTAGCTGGCTCTAAAGCCTTCTTAGACTGGGGGCCGAGAATAATAGTCGGAGTTTACCAAATGGGCGGACTAATTTATCCCGAGTATTACCCAGAGTGGAAGCCAATAGCAAAAGAGCTGCTTGAAAACTTCTATGGGGTTAAATACGAAGCCTCAATAAGTGTCATGGACTCAATGGGGAGAAAAGTAACCCTCGAGAAAGTTCCGGAGAGGGTAATCGTTCTGAGTAGCTATTGGGCTGAAGTTATGTACTGCTTGAGAGTTGCAGATAAGATAGTGGGGATTGATAAGTACACACCATATGACCAGTTTTTACCCGAAAGCATTAGAGAAAAGCCCAAGGTGGGCTCAACTTACAGCGGGATAAACTGGGAGACCGTTGCAGGTTTGAATCCAGATTTAATAATCATGGGACGGTGGAAAGGAAGTTTTACCAAAGGTGAGCAGGAAGTTATTGAGAGGTCAAAAGAACTTGGAATCAAGGTTCTTGCATTTGGAATTCCCGACTCCAATGTGACAGGAACAAAGATGCCCTACGAAAACATCAGGATAATAAGAGTCCTTGGAAAGATTTTTGACAAAGAGAGAAAAGCCGAAGAGCTTGCGAGCTTCTTGGAAAAGTACTACAACGAAGCTTTGGATATAGCAAGCAAGATACCAGCAGACAAAAAGAAGAATGTCCTTATAGTCTATGGTTCATCGATAGTTGGAAAATATGCTACCGGTGCAATAAGCATCTCCTATAAGGGCTCAGCATACGCTGAAACCGCTGAGCTTGTAGGGGCGTACAACGTTGCATTCGACTACAACTTCTCAACGCAGTATCCAAAGCTTGACTTGGAGAAGCTCATAGCCTACTTTGGAGATAAGACAGATGTTCTGATAGTGGTTGACTGGGATGCAGAGAGGCTCAAAGAAGCTGTGGAAAAGATAAAGAGCGACCCTGCATGGCAGGAAATTAAAGCTGTCAAAGAAGGGAACGTCGTTGGAATATTGGTGAGCTCTTGGTCAAAAGATGCTGTAGCGTTATATGGGCCAAGATTCATCACCGGAATCTATGCTTTTGGACATGCAATTTACCCGGAATATTACCCAGACTGGAAGCCGATATACGAAGAGCTTCTCAAGAAGTTCTACGGCATGGAGGGCTGA
- a CDS encoding FecCD family ABC transporter permease, producing the protein MKRLLFLFLLVSPIFAFFISLCIGAYHIPLSAIVDMVVLKTLQLISGILAKITFGRIDFAVQIPYPSVYQTILFKIRLPRVILAMIVGSALALSGAVLQAIFRNPLVNSYILGISAGAAFGAALAIGLSLSLGVTPLAFVFAILAVFLTTSLAKIGGRITPVSLVLAGVIVNAFFSALTSLLKFLMEHEKLASVVYWLMGSFADADWHSVKIAFPVIFLGCLLVYLMRWQLNVLSFGEEAKIVGVETEKLKFAFIIIISLITAVSVAFCGIIGWVGLMIPHIVRMAFGPDHKTLIPLTITVGASFMVLADTLARSVATYEIPIGILTTILGIPFFAYLLRKTGGGWNA; encoded by the coding sequence ATGAAAAGGCTCCTCTTTCTTTTCCTTTTAGTTTCTCCAATTTTTGCGTTCTTCATAAGCCTGTGCATTGGAGCTTATCATATTCCTCTCTCTGCCATTGTGGATATGGTGGTGTTAAAGACCCTCCAGCTTATTTCTGGAATTTTGGCTAAAATAACTTTTGGAAGAATTGATTTCGCTGTTCAAATCCCCTATCCAAGTGTTTATCAGACTATTCTTTTCAAAATAAGACTCCCAAGGGTTATTTTAGCGATGATTGTTGGTTCTGCTTTAGCACTCTCTGGAGCGGTTCTTCAGGCTATATTTAGAAATCCCCTTGTGAACAGCTATATTTTGGGGATCTCAGCAGGAGCAGCTTTTGGCGCTGCTTTGGCAATAGGACTTTCCTTAAGCTTGGGCGTCACTCCCCTGGCGTTTGTCTTTGCTATACTCGCTGTGTTCTTGACAACTTCTCTGGCCAAAATCGGTGGAAGGATAACCCCTGTTTCGCTCGTTCTTGCTGGAGTAATTGTTAATGCATTCTTTTCTGCCTTAACATCCCTGCTGAAGTTTTTGATGGAGCATGAAAAGCTGGCGAGCGTTGTTTACTGGCTCATGGGGAGCTTTGCAGATGCCGACTGGCATTCAGTCAAGATAGCTTTTCCCGTAATCTTTCTTGGGTGTTTGTTGGTTTACCTAATGCGCTGGCAACTGAATGTCCTGTCTTTTGGGGAAGAGGCTAAAATCGTTGGAGTTGAAACTGAAAAGCTGAAGTTTGCTTTTATCATAATAATCTCTCTCATAACCGCTGTTTCAGTTGCCTTCTGCGGGATAATTGGATGGGTAGGGTTGATGATTCCGCACATTGTTAGGATGGCATTCGGGCCAGATCACAAAACCCTAATCCCTCTAACAATAACTGTGGGAGCCTCATTCATGGTTCTGGCTGATACATTAGCAAGGTCAGTTGCAACATATGAAATCCCAATTGGTATATTGACGACAATCCTTGGAATTCCATTCTTTGCATATCTGCTGAGGAAGACGGGTGGTGGTTGGAATGCTTGA
- a CDS encoding ABC transporter ATP-binding protein, which translates to MLEVKGLSFSYGDFSVEDICFEVKEGEILTLLGPNGSGKTTILKSIYGLLKPKKKCVFVDGKDFHSLSLKERAKLAGYVPQSHHPSFPYTVLDVVVMGLASQLGVFESPRKEHYQKALEKLKLIGMERFKDKPYTQLSGGQLQLVLIARALVQEPKVLLLDEPTAHLDFKNQVKVLGIVKRLAKEESISAVMTLHDPNLASLYSDRIALVKEGRIRALGKPTQILREEVLEEVYGVPICILEFNGFRLILPKMEGI; encoded by the coding sequence ATGCTTGAAGTCAAGGGCTTATCATTCAGCTACGGTGATTTCAGCGTTGAGGATATCTGCTTTGAGGTGAAAGAGGGCGAGATTTTAACGCTGCTCGGTCCAAATGGCAGTGGGAAAACAACGATTCTGAAAAGCATTTATGGCTTGTTAAAGCCAAAGAAAAAGTGTGTCTTTGTGGATGGTAAAGACTTTCACTCACTCTCTTTAAAGGAAAGAGCCAAGTTAGCTGGTTATGTCCCTCAATCTCACCATCCTTCCTTCCCCTACACCGTTCTGGACGTTGTAGTTATGGGTTTAGCCTCTCAGCTTGGAGTTTTTGAGAGCCCAAGGAAGGAGCACTATCAAAAGGCTTTGGAGAAGCTCAAGCTCATAGGAATGGAGCGCTTTAAGGACAAGCCCTACACACAGCTGAGCGGGGGCCAGTTGCAACTTGTCCTTATAGCAAGGGCTCTGGTTCAAGAGCCGAAAGTCCTCCTCCTGGATGAACCCACTGCTCACTTGGATTTTAAAAACCAGGTGAAGGTTCTCGGGATTGTGAAGAGATTAGCAAAAGAGGAAAGCATCTCTGCAGTTATGACTCTTCACGACCCGAATTTGGCTTCACTTTATTCAGATAGGATTGCCCTTGTTAAAGAAGGCAGAATCAGAGCCCTTGGGAAGCCAACCCAAATCCTAAGGGAGGAGGTCCTTGAAGAAGTGTACGGCGTTCCAATATGTATCCTCGAGTTCAACGGGTTTAGGCTCATTCTCCCAAAAATGGAGGGGATCTAA